A section of the Triticum dicoccoides isolate Atlit2015 ecotype Zavitan chromosome 7A, WEW_v2.0, whole genome shotgun sequence genome encodes:
- the LOC119332694 gene encoding uncharacterized protein LOC119332694: MEPATKQDLKDLLKEFRESMKESIREAVAVGFGNTKPAFEQATISTSSQFLAMDASDDKDLAPACSSPEQGTYALDFAPTTTIDALPELDIDATGVAAPTPTTCSTDGLIHSTDGDDRMEASKAAWDSSTPFTARPGDSPTPMSEPSLGLALGALAQTKCLAECSGQVDASVTASVILATAGCMPTTCSTEWVTHADSRIIDSSSTTLPIWLAAAAVHRSWVQTVPPHPPDLRLFFWWDHGCLMSGRGDLERVIHPSPNESLCTRQCQEVKLSCLFHGMSISWQWLVHWLVYGVDLHQIPCPSFSNGEPPDVDCSSVANWDPHVPISVDDKFLKHLFLSVQVHDSGMVVVPSLTLIRLLTVLEAPFTIHGGFLLIDGLWGWSLHLFGRVKKVSDDKRDAQCSLVYLKLQQHGLFVVHLTDGNSLCSCHYTDALAFEWGYNHISYRQLLEICCKRLKCKWRIQSGLVQTTFSRIGAVTSGTMGLLVVQLPECIDDQLAELLKENFNEMPKCSVTPISCESGCKLHNTSFFIWRTSAVCLLLCCYDQFQWKLAGLCYHLSNCCPVTLLGLPVSANCLTRRYAGHKNQVYHMKLSHSNHCQEGINLQVEQIWCAITSNTIDAYPCGGEDHARESLFNLELAVHAKEFDVHGGALTV; this comes from the exons ATGGAGCCGGCGACCAAGCAGGACCTGAAGGATCTCCTGAAGGAGTTCCGAGAGAGCATGAAGGAGAGCATCAGGGAGGCTGTCGCGGTCGGGTTCGGTAACACGAAGCCGGCATTCGAGCAGGCGACCATCTCGACCTCTTCTCAGTTCCTCGCCATGGACGCCTCCGATGACAAGGATCTGGCACCTGCGTGCTCCAGCCCTGAACAGGGCACGTACGCCCTCGACTTCGCCCCAACGACCACCATCGATGCTCTTCCCGAGCTCGACATTGACGCCACGGGCGTTGCTGCACCAACGCCCACAACCTGCTCGACGGATGGCCTCATCCACAGCACCGATGGAGACGATAGGATGGAGGCGTCGAAGGCTGCTTGGGATTCGTCTACGCCCTTCACCGCACGTCCAGGGGACTCACCAACACCAATGAGTGAGCCATCTCTCGGCCTTGCACTCGGTGCGCTGGCGCAGACCAAGTGTTTGGCAGAATGCTCAGGCCAAGTTGATGCGTCTGTCACGGCCAGTGTTATCTTAGCGACTGCTGGCTGCATGCCCACTACCTGTTCGACCGAGTGGGTCACCCATGCTGACAGTCGCATCATCGACTCATCGTCAACAACCCTACCCATTTGGCTCGCAGCTGCAGCGGTGCATCGTTCGTGGGTGCAGACAGTGCCACCGCACCCACCGGACCTGAGGTTATTTTTTTGGTGGGACCATGGGTGTCTAATGAGTGGCCGTGGTGATTTGGAAAGAGtgattcatcctagcccaaatgaaAGTTTATGCACAAGGCAATGTCAAGAGGTAAAACTCTCGTGTCTGTTTCATGGGATGTCTATTTCTTGGCAATGGTTGGTACACTGGCTAGTCTATGGAGTTGATTTACATCAAATTCCGTGTCCATCATTTTCAAATGGTGAGCCACCAGATGTGGATTGTTCCAGTGTTGCCAATTGGGACCCCCATGTGCCTATTTCTGTTGATGACAAGTTCCTGAAGCATCTGTTTCTAAGTGTTCAAGTGCATGACAGTGGAATGGTTGTAGTTCCCTCTCTGACCTTGATACGACTCCTTACTGTACTTGAGGCACCATTCACAATCCATGGAGGGTTTCTTCTCATAGATGGCCTCTGGGGCTGGTCACTACATCTGTTCGGACGCGTAAAGAAGGTATCCGATGATAAGCGAGATGCCCAATGTAGCTTGGTCTATCTTAAGTTACAGCAACATGGATTGTTTGTTGTACATCTTACTGATGGAAATTCTCTCTGTTCATGCCACTATACTGATGCACTTGCTTTTGAGTGGGGCTACAACCATATTTCTTACAGACAACTTCTAGAGATCTGTTGCAAGCGACTGAAGTGTAAATGGAGAATACAATCTGGGCTAGTACAGACCACATTCAGCCGAATTGGTGCAGTAACCAGTGGAACAATGGGACTGTTGGTTGTGCAATTACCAGAGTGTATTGATGACCAACTAGCAGAATTGCTGAAGGAAAATTTTAATGAGATGCCAAAGTGCAGTGTTACTCCTATATCTTGTGAGAGTGGATGTAAGTTGCATAACACATCATTCTTTATCTGGCGGACAAGTGCAGTCTGCCTTCTTCTCTGTTGCTATGATCAATTTCAATGGAAGCTGGCTGGGTTATGCTATCACCTGTCTAACTGCTGTCCAGTGACACTACTTGGGCTGCCGGTGTCAGCAAACTGTTTGACTCGGAGGTATGCAGGTCACAAGAACCAGGTCTACCACATGAAGTTGTCTCATTCTAATCATTGTCAAGAGGGAATAAACTTGCAAGTGGAGCAGATATGGTGTGCAATTACGAGTAATACTATTGATGCTTATCCTTGTGGTGGTGAAGACCATGCACGCGAATCATTGTTCAACCTGGAGCTTGCTGTACATGCGAAGGAGTTCGATGTGCATG gTGGAGCTCTTACGGTGTAA